In Musa acuminata AAA Group cultivar baxijiao chromosome BXJ2-3, Cavendish_Baxijiao_AAA, whole genome shotgun sequence, the following proteins share a genomic window:
- the LOC135581352 gene encoding N-terminal acetyltransferase A complex auxiliary subunit NAA15-like isoform X4, giving the protein MRDLTGFVETRQQLLSLKPNHRMNWIGFAVAHHLNSNALKAVDILEAYEGTLEDDYPPENERYEHGEMLLYKISLLEECGLHDRALEEMHRKEAKIVDKLAFKEQMASIVLKLGCFQEGEKIYRSLLFMNSDNYRYFIGLQKCLGLYSEKGEYTSDEIERLDALYKSLREQYSWSSAIKRIPLDFLEGVKFREAADNYVRPLLTKGVPSLFSDLSPLYEQNGKAAILEQLFLHLEHSIKSTGCFPGSSKREPPSTIMWTLFLVSQHYDRRGHYSLALAKIDEAIEHTPTVIDLYSIKGRILENAGDLPAAAALADEARSMDLADRYLNSECVMRMLQADQVGLAEKTAVLFTKDGDQHNNLHDMQCMWYELASGESYFRQGDLGRALKNYLAVEKHYSDMTEDQFDFHSYCLRKMTLRAYVSMLKFQNQLHSHEYFHKAAVGAIRCYIKLHDFPSKLAMEEGDEMSQLPPSQRKKMRQKQKKAEARAKKEAEERNEEDTTSGTSKSGKRQNSRPVDLDPHGKKLLQVEDPLLEATKYLKLLQSNSANSLETHILSFEVNMRKRKILLAFQAVKHLLKLNENDPDCHRCLIKFFHKVSSLTSPTIDSEKLVWNVLVAERPHISQLSGKSIIETNKSFLEKHKDSLMHRAAAAEMLYVLEPDKKLDAIMLIEDSKNTLAMGNDALGPVNIWKLEDCIAVHKLLEDVFKDHGSASRWRARCAEYFPYSTYFGGCSSSAVMCTISNNTHSPPENGIAACQDAKIVDSHFLNGKLHGLKDLKIQ; this is encoded by the exons ATTTCATTGTTAGAGGAATGCGGGTTGCATGACAGAGCACTGGAGGAAATGCACAGGAAGGAGGCTAAAATT GTGGATAAGTTAGCCTTCAAGGAACAAATGGCATCCATTGTGTTGAAACTTGGTTGCTTCCAAGAAGGGGAGAAAATATATAGGTCCCTGCTCTTTATGAATTCTGACAATTACAG GTACTTTATTGGCCTGCAAAAATGTCTTGGACTATATTCTGAAAAAGGTGAATATACATCTGATGAAATTGAAAGATTAGATGCTTTGTATAAGTCACTTAGGGAGCAATACAGTTGGTCTTCTGCTATTAAG CGAATACCACTTGATTTTCTAGAGGGTGTCAAATTTCGGGAAGCAGCAGACAACTATGTCAGGCCTTTATTAACTAAG GGTGTTCCTTCATTGTTCTCTGATCTTAGCCCCTTGTATGAACAAAATGGAAAG GCAGCCATTCTTGAACAATTATTTCTTCATCTAGAACACTCAATTAAATCAACAGGATGCTTTCCAGGAAG TTCCAAAAGAGAGCCTCCTTCAACAATCATGTGGACTTTGTTTCTGGTTTCCCAG CATTATGATCGACGAGGCCATTATTCTCTTGCTCTAGCCAAAATTGATGAAGCTATTGAACACACTCCAACTGTCATTGATTTGTACTCCATTAAG GGCAGGATACTAGAAAATGCTGGTGATTTGCCTGCTGCAGCTGCCTTGGCAGATGAAGCTAGGTCTATGGATCTTGCGGATCGTTACTTGAATAGTGAGTGTGTTATGCGTATGCTTCAAGCTGACCAG GTTGGATTAGCAGAGAAAACAGCTGTTTTGTTTACTAAGGATGGCGATCAGCACAATAATCTTCATGACATGCAGTGCATGTG GTACGAACTGGCTTCTGGTGAAAGTTACTTCCGTCAAGGTGATCTAGGACGTGCACTCAAAAACTACTTAGCCGTTGAGAAGCATTATTCAGACATGACTGAGGACCAATTTGACTTCCATTCTTATTGTTTGCGTAAAATGACTCTACGGGCTTATGTGTCAATGCTGAAATTTCAAAACCAGTTGCATTCACATGAGTATTTCCATAAAGCTGCAGTTGGAGCTATAAG ATGCTATATAAAGTTGCATGATTTTCCATCAAAGTTGGCAATGGAGGAAGGTGATGAGATGTCACAGTTGCCTCCTTCACAGAGAAAGAAAATGAGACAAAAACAGAAAAAGGCAGAAGCTCGTGCCAAGAAA GAAGCTGAAGAAAGAAATGAGGAGGATACAACTTCTGGCACATCTAAATCTGGCAAGCGACAAAATTCCAGACCAGTTGATCTAGATCCTCATGGGAAAAAGTTATTGCAG GTTGAGGATCCATTATTGGAAGCCACGAAATATCTAAAGTTGCTTCAGAGTAACTCAGCTAATTCATTGGAAACACATATTCTTTCTTTTGAAGTGAACATGAGAAAACGGAAGATTTTGTTAGCATTTCAG GCTGTTAAGCATCTACTTAAATTGAATGAGAACGATCCAGATTGTCATCGGTGTTTG ATAAAGTTCTTTCACAAAGTTAGCAGCTTGACTTCTCCAACGATAGACTCAGAGAAACTTGTTTGGAATGTATTAGTAGCAGAACGACCACATATAAG TCAGTTGAGCGGAAAGTCAATAATTGAAACTAATAAATCTTTCCTCGAGAAGCATAAAG ATTCCTTAATGCATAGAGCAGCAGCTGCTGAAATGCTATATGTTCTTGAGCCAGATAAGAAGCTTGATGCAATTATGTTAATTGAAGATTCGAAAAACACACTAGCAATGGG AAATGATGCACTTGGTCCTGTCAACATATGGAAGCTTGAAGACTGTATTGCAGTCCACAAATTGCTTGAAGATGTGTTCAAGGATCACGGTTCTGCTTCTA GATGGAGAGCACGGTGCGCAGAATACTTTCCATATTCAACATATTTTGGAGGCTGCAGTAGTTCTGCTGTCATGTGTACAATCAGTAATAACACACATAGTCCGCCAGAAAATGGAATTGCAGCTTGCCAAGATGCCAAAATAGTAGATTCTCATTTCTTAAATGGAAAACTACATGGCTTGAAGGACCTGAAAATTCAATAG